The following proteins come from a genomic window of Pseudomonadota bacterium:
- a CDS encoding ATP-binding protein produces the protein MRQSGSSRVEAPAQTAGKEGIRILLLCIALVIVAILAGLISMLLVHSALDQLESGRAEIDGNRRQLYNSGASIERNLADARAVIGYILFQTARLEQSDKSARPLGELNKSIRELQDILPAGSLAQHSAELDSVASSFVALHYSALNWRTQYELQQEELATQRPLERVRDYLRQLQAANESFMRERHLRQQDLMEKLVNSGSLGTDARTREVLDQYIENTRYNISAMRAELIDISRLVESLANAATPEELATIRTQRLEPALDNLYQHAQTIRADLGDWSAPDVDQISELRTLILGPAANPPAHSTSYDAPIALYDALARGILLREGRDQLNENLHTLAGDVENSLTTVMDVVHRYLIQLDSEAEQSSRETWDSLVLTLASSAGIFLLIVVFILRAVRNQVTQLNSLKLQAEDASRAKNQLMRRMQESETRQRTIMETMFGALITTDEEGNIETFNPAAELMFGYQAHEIVGKTALVLVPENKRAKYSAAVMGMMANNGSTLRKDLNLTACRKDGSEFPVSLAISNMNIGGRLMYTGMAMDITDRCEAEARILEAKEKAESSDRAKSEFLATMSHEIRTPMNGILGMSELLLESRLNSRQYQLASRIQQSGRLLLHLINDVLDLSRIEANRLHLDPQPFDIYELITESGLLFHEQAKQKGLEMHCNIDPGIHNVWLGDSTRLRQIINNLMANAIKFTHSGNVTLALAASDITATDAALRFSVRDTGIGIGRDAQECIFESFSQADSSTTRCYGGSGLGLTICKKLVELMHGEIGIISDAGKGSEFWFTIRLPRAAVAARETVPTRINWHTARPLNATVLLVEDNVINREVATYMLESMHCKVTSATDGAEALELLERDHFDLILMDCQMPVMDGYRATGEIRAREARQADPHIPIVALTANAMSDARDKCLAAGMDDYLSKPLTMESLYRTLAGNLQQPQQDAGAEVVRITPITAAQGTEQTFNPAYLNEYRALDGGDRLQERIITLYLQTAPQHMQDMHAALQHNDAHSLSRTAHTFKSSCAQLGAEKLAALCNRLDTLARSGSLQGAVKIMERIEIEYARLSRILGNQRQTAMPAEPVTLEIAH, from the coding sequence ATGAGACAGTCAGGTTCATCCCGCGTCGAGGCCCCAGCACAAACCGCCGGCAAGGAAGGCATACGGATCCTGCTGCTGTGCATAGCCCTCGTGATCGTGGCCATCCTCGCCGGGCTGATTTCCATGCTGCTCGTACACAGCGCCCTCGACCAGCTCGAGTCAGGCCGGGCCGAGATCGACGGGAATCGCCGCCAGCTCTACAACAGCGGGGCCAGCATCGAACGCAACCTGGCCGATGCCCGGGCCGTGATCGGCTATATCCTGTTCCAGACCGCCCGGCTCGAACAATCAGACAAGAGCGCCCGCCCCCTGGGCGAACTGAACAAAAGCATTCGCGAGCTGCAGGATATCCTGCCGGCCGGCTCCCTCGCGCAGCACAGCGCCGAACTCGACAGTGTCGCCTCCAGTTTCGTCGCCCTGCACTACTCAGCATTGAACTGGAGAACCCAGTACGAACTGCAGCAGGAGGAACTCGCCACCCAGCGGCCACTCGAAAGGGTGCGCGACTATCTGCGGCAGCTGCAGGCTGCCAACGAATCATTCATGCGGGAGCGCCACCTGCGACAGCAGGACCTGATGGAGAAACTGGTAAATTCGGGGTCGCTAGGAACCGACGCCCGGACCCGGGAGGTCTTAGACCAGTACATCGAAAACACCCGCTACAACATCAGCGCCATGCGCGCCGAACTCATCGACATCAGCCGACTGGTCGAATCGCTTGCCAATGCCGCCACACCCGAGGAACTGGCCACTATCAGGACGCAGCGACTGGAACCCGCACTCGACAACCTCTACCAGCATGCACAAACCATCAGGGCAGATCTCGGTGACTGGTCGGCACCGGACGTGGACCAGATCAGCGAACTCAGGACACTGATCCTGGGACCGGCGGCAAATCCACCGGCGCACTCCACGTCATATGACGCCCCTATCGCACTGTATGATGCACTCGCGCGCGGTATATTGCTGCGCGAGGGCCGCGACCAGCTCAACGAGAATCTGCACACGCTGGCAGGCGATGTCGAGAACAGCCTGACCACTGTGATGGACGTGGTGCACCGTTATCTGATCCAGCTGGACAGCGAGGCTGAGCAAAGCTCCCGGGAGACCTGGGACAGCCTGGTGTTAACACTCGCCTCGAGCGCGGGGATATTCTTGTTGATTGTGGTATTCATACTCAGGGCTGTTCGCAATCAGGTCACCCAGTTGAACTCCCTGAAACTGCAGGCAGAGGACGCCAGCCGCGCCAAGAACCAGCTGATGCGGCGCATGCAGGAGAGCGAAACCCGCCAGCGCACCATCATGGAGACCATGTTCGGTGCACTCATCACCACAGACGAAGAGGGCAACATCGAGACCTTCAACCCAGCCGCCGAGCTGATGTTCGGCTATCAGGCGCACGAGATTGTCGGTAAAACGGCGCTGGTGCTGGTCCCCGAAAACAAGCGCGCCAAGTATTCCGCCGCCGTGATGGGAATGATGGCCAACAACGGCAGCACCCTGCGCAAGGACCTGAACCTGACAGCCTGTCGCAAGGATGGCAGTGAATTCCCGGTATCGCTGGCCATCAGCAACATGAACATCGGCGGCAGACTGATGTATACCGGCATGGCCATGGATATCACGGACCGCTGCGAGGCCGAGGCAAGAATCCTCGAAGCCAAGGAAAAGGCCGAGTCCAGCGACCGCGCCAAGAGCGAGTTCCTGGCCACTATGAGTCACGAGATCCGCACCCCGATGAACGGCATTCTCGGTATGTCCGAGTTGCTGCTCGAAAGCAGACTGAATAGCAGGCAGTATCAGCTTGCCTCCAGGATTCAGCAATCGGGCAGACTGCTGCTACACCTCATCAACGACGTGCTTGATCTGTCCCGCATCGAGGCCAACCGGCTCCATCTGGATCCGCAACCTTTCGATATCTACGAACTGATAACGGAATCCGGGCTCCTGTTTCACGAACAGGCGAAGCAGAAGGGACTCGAGATGCATTGCAACATCGATCCTGGCATACACAATGTCTGGCTCGGCGACAGCACCCGCCTGCGTCAGATCATCAACAACCTGATGGCCAACGCGATCAAGTTCACCCATTCCGGCAACGTCACACTCGCCCTGGCGGCAAGCGATATCACCGCAACAGATGCAGCCCTGCGTTTTTCGGTCCGGGATACAGGCATTGGCATCGGCAGGGACGCACAGGAGTGCATCTTCGAATCGTTCTCCCAGGCTGACAGTTCAACGACTCGCTGCTACGGTGGCAGCGGCCTTGGCCTGACGATTTGCAAAAAGCTGGTGGAGCTGATGCACGGGGAAATCGGCATTATCAGCGACGCAGGCAAAGGCTCCGAATTCTGGTTCACCATCCGGCTCCCGCGCGCCGCGGTTGCAGCGCGGGAGACCGTCCCCACCCGAATCAATTGGCACACCGCGCGCCCGCTGAATGCAACTGTTTTACTGGTGGAAGACAATGTCATAAACCGGGAAGTGGCAACCTACATGCTGGAATCGATGCATTGCAAGGTGACCTCGGCGACCGATGGCGCGGAGGCTCTGGAGCTGCTGGAACGCGACCACTTCGACCTGATCCTCATGGACTGCCAGATGCCGGTCATGGATGGCTACCGGGCAACCGGCGAGATCCGCGCGCGCGAGGCGCGGCAAGCGGACCCGCATATCCCGATCGTGGCGTTAACCGCCAATGCAATGAGCGACGCCCGGGATAAATGCCTCGCAGCCGGTATGGACGATTACCTGAGCAAGCCACTCACCATGGAATCGCTTTACCGCACCCTCGCCGGCAACCTGCAGCAGCCGCAGCAGGACGCAGGTGCCGAGGTAGTGCGTATCACCCCGATCACAGCCGCGCAAGGCACCGAGCAGACCTTCAATCCAGCCTATCTGAATGAATACCGGGCGCTGGATGGCGGTGATCGGCTGCAGGAGCGGATAATCACGCTGTACCTGCAAACAGCGCCGCAACACATGCAGGACATGCACGCTGCACTGCAGCACAACGATGCGCACAGCCTGAGTCGCACGGCGCATACCTTCAAGTCCAGTTGCGCCCAGCTTGGCGCTGAAAAATTGGCAGCGCTTTGCAACAGACTCGACACCCTGGCGCGCAGCGGCTCGTTACAGGGCGCAGTCAAGATCATGGAAAGAATAGAAATCGAGTATGCCCGGCTCAGTAGGATCCTTGGCAACCAGCGCCAGACAGCAATGCCGGCGGAGCCGGTCACACTTGAAATCGCCCACTAA
- a CDS encoding response regulator encodes MKREQPPATILLVDDDPVIRLALSEGIRSERFKIVTASDGDTALAACGKSRFDMAIIDQELPDTSGLELAKRLKSDFGMPFVFLTASDDFQTVSAAARLGALGYLVKPVTPSQVSAEIEASLSRSREIYNLGRAIEVSGIVSVALGLVMHSQGIGRDEALLLLQGICRPRNQTLKQLSEDLVECHETYAKTRMTTGMETSLTTLLKLT; translated from the coding sequence ATGAAACGTGAACAGCCCCCCGCAACAATATTGCTGGTGGACGACGACCCGGTGATACGTCTGGCCCTGAGCGAAGGCATCAGAAGCGAGCGTTTCAAGATCGTAACAGCCAGCGACGGTGATACAGCGCTGGCTGCCTGCGGCAAATCGCGCTTCGACATGGCAATCATCGATCAGGAATTGCCGGACACCTCGGGATTGGAATTGGCCAAGCGCCTGAAATCCGACTTCGGTATGCCCTTTGTTTTTCTCACAGCTTCCGATGATTTCCAGACCGTGTCGGCAGCCGCCCGCCTGGGTGCGCTCGGATATCTTGTCAAACCCGTGACACCGAGCCAGGTCAGCGCGGAAATCGAGGCTTCACTGTCCCGTTCGCGTGAAATCTACAATCTCGGTCGTGCCATCGAGGTGTCGGGCATCGTCAGCGTCGCACTCGGTCTGGTGATGCACAGCCAGGGGATCGGCAGGGATGAAGCCCTGCTATTGTTGCAGGGGATATGCCGTCCCAGGAATCAGACACTGAAGCAACTGAGTGAGGATCTGGTCGAGTGTCACGAAACGTACGCCAAGACACGAATGACCACGGGCATGGAAACCAGTCTTACGACGCTGCTGAAACTCACCTGA
- the flgL gene encoding flagellar hook-associated protein FlgL encodes MRISTAQLFQQRVTAMQNQQATLARTELQMSTGKRLVSPSDDPAASLRSLQLHEHQTMNQQYIENIDTAQSRLELEEGTLATGIDLLQRVRELAVNALNATLSPEDLKTVEVEVRSLMDGLVAVANTRNVSGEFMFSGYQSDTMPFAVDAAGTVTYNGDQGRQQLQVSASRQLPVTDNGMHVFMGVARAAGGTGSVFDVVKDFADALAAGAPAGETLTDIDVAMDQLTGVRADVGSRLRTAQEQRDINQSFGLVLDRERSDLVDLDYTEAVSKFNRELLALQASQQVFSKVQELNLFNYLR; translated from the coding sequence ATGCGTATTTCCACAGCGCAGTTGTTCCAGCAGCGTGTGACTGCCATGCAGAACCAGCAGGCGACACTGGCCCGTACTGAACTGCAGATGTCGACCGGCAAGCGGCTGGTGTCCCCTTCCGATGATCCGGCCGCCAGTCTCCGCAGCCTGCAGCTACATGAGCATCAAACGATGAACCAACAGTACATCGAAAATATCGATACCGCGCAAAGCAGGCTGGAGCTGGAAGAGGGCACGCTGGCAACGGGTATCGACCTGCTGCAGCGGGTACGCGAGCTGGCCGTCAATGCACTGAATGCCACGCTCTCACCCGAGGATCTCAAGACTGTCGAGGTGGAGGTGCGTTCACTCATGGACGGTCTGGTAGCGGTGGCTAATACGCGCAATGTCAGTGGCGAGTTCATGTTCTCCGGCTACCAGTCGGACACCATGCCGTTCGCGGTCGATGCGGCGGGGACTGTTACCTATAACGGAGACCAGGGGCGTCAGCAGCTGCAGGTAAGCGCGTCGCGGCAACTGCCGGTCACCGACAACGGCATGCATGTCTTCATGGGCGTGGCGCGTGCTGCCGGTGGTACCGGCAGCGTTTTCGACGTGGTGAAGGATTTTGCCGATGCCCTGGCGGCCGGCGCGCCGGCCGGTGAAACGCTGACTGACATCGATGTTGCTATGGATCAGCTGACCGGCGTACGGGCAGATGTCGGCAGCAGGCTCCGGACAGCCCAGGAGCAGCGCGATATCAACCAGTCTTTCGGTCTGGTGCTCGACCGCGAGCGATCGGACCTGGTCGATCTCGATTACACCGAGGCCGTTTCCAAGTTCAACCGCGAGCTCCTCGCCCTGCAGGCATCGCAACAGGTATTTTCCAAGGTGCAGGAGCTCAATCTCTTTAATTATCTGCGCTAG